One window from the genome of Acinetobacter lanii encodes:
- a CDS encoding succinate dehydrogenase iron-sulfur subunit, which yields MSSRGTRTFNIYRYDPDKDKAPYMQTFKLELTDKHRMLLDALLALKVQDETLTFRRSCREGICGSDGVNINGKNGLACLWNLNDLPEVITIRPLPGLPVIKDLVVDMNQFYDQYNKITPFLINNQPAPPKERLQSPEEREHLDGLYECILCACCSTSCPSFWWNPDKFLGPSALLNAYRFIIDSRDTATQERLARLDDPFSLFRCKGIMNCVSVCPKGLNPTKAIGHIRSMMFDQAG from the coding sequence ATGAGTAGTCGAGGTACTCGTACATTTAATATCTACCGCTACGATCCTGATAAGGATAAAGCACCGTACATGCAAACTTTTAAACTCGAGTTGACTGATAAGCACCGTATGTTGCTTGATGCGCTTCTTGCTTTGAAAGTACAAGACGAAACTTTAACGTTCCGTCGTTCATGTCGTGAAGGTATTTGTGGTTCTGATGGTGTAAACATCAACGGTAAAAATGGTTTGGCGTGTCTTTGGAACCTGAATGATTTACCTGAGGTGATTACGATTCGTCCACTTCCAGGTCTGCCTGTGATTAAAGACTTGGTTGTAGACATGAATCAGTTCTACGATCAATACAATAAGATCACACCGTTCTTGATTAACAATCAGCCTGCGCCACCGAAAGAGCGTTTACAATCTCCTGAAGAGCGTGAACACTTAGATGGTTTATACGAATGTATTCTGTGTGCATGTTGTTCAACGTCATGCCCATCATTCTGGTGGAACCCGGATAAATTCTTGGGTCCTTCAGCATTGTTGAATGCATACCGTTTCATCATTGATTCGCGTGATACAGCAACGCAAGAGCGTTTGGCTCGTCTTGACGACCCATTCTCTTTATTCCGTTGTAAAGGCATCATGAACTGTGTTTCTGTATGTCCGAAAGGCTTGAATCCAACCAAAGCAATTGGTCACATCCGTAGCATGATGTTCGATCAAGCAGGTTAA
- a CDS encoding VWA domain-containing protein yields MSRLNPQPTDDSEIETHSNVTSNAQVMPPHVQHAKPYRPSTHQLHHMTDQLYRELSQSTLKHWLDDHKVAKKIEHKIQAWAYEAKSNLDQQHPFLEAQYQLEHWLNLNQFSSAQFQQMLEQYQVFNAQLGHPDLTETLRLHAHQNLGSQNQVFNTQTQQLNVQLLKEKWQRKLTQAIADWEFEQLALQRDAFLDEMKDFLATLQKMSKHRESLGLDTGIFIDYSAGKLQLQDVQQFEEWCAYLENDPALLKLCKMIGTAQPSQKRRKALSVREQHDVLEILDTEQVHEEIMGLKLARELSMALPSELALLADPDLDVLFDLKYLESNLMSFNMQGQDQGRVIQDPHYRKQPLGQKGPMVVCLDTSGSMHGHPELIAKAIVLYLATQAMQTKRAMYLINFSTNLTAMNLQHHQALDELIHFLSQSFHGGTDIVPAIEHAVSMLQQPQFQNADVVVISDFIMGQLEDELMAKIQQYKQQGNGFYAVAIGNLRLDHLDEALFDHQWIYQSKTGEVVQVQ; encoded by the coding sequence ATGTCGAGATTAAATCCTCAACCGACGGATGATTCGGAGATTGAAACACACTCGAATGTGACCTCAAATGCTCAAGTGATGCCACCGCATGTTCAACATGCGAAGCCATATAGACCAAGCACCCATCAACTGCACCATATGACGGATCAGCTGTATCGAGAATTGTCGCAATCCACGTTAAAGCATTGGTTAGATGATCATAAAGTCGCAAAAAAGATTGAGCATAAGATTCAAGCGTGGGCGTATGAGGCAAAATCCAATTTAGATCAACAGCATCCTTTTTTAGAGGCGCAGTATCAGTTGGAGCATTGGTTAAACTTGAATCAGTTCTCTAGCGCACAATTTCAACAGATGCTTGAGCAGTATCAAGTGTTTAATGCGCAATTGGGTCATCCCGATTTAACTGAAACCCTTCGTTTACACGCGCATCAAAATTTAGGCTCTCAAAATCAAGTATTCAATACCCAAACCCAGCAGCTTAATGTGCAACTATTAAAAGAAAAATGGCAAAGAAAGCTTACTCAAGCCATTGCCGATTGGGAATTTGAACAACTGGCTTTGCAACGTGATGCCTTTTTAGATGAAATGAAAGACTTTCTAGCCACTTTGCAGAAAATGTCGAAGCATCGTGAGAGCCTAGGTCTAGACACCGGTATTTTCATTGATTATTCGGCAGGCAAATTGCAACTGCAAGACGTACAGCAGTTCGAAGAATGGTGTGCCTATTTAGAAAACGATCCAGCCCTATTAAAACTCTGCAAAATGATTGGTACTGCGCAACCGAGTCAGAAGCGCCGTAAAGCCTTGAGTGTTCGTGAGCAACACGACGTTTTAGAAATACTTGATACTGAGCAAGTGCATGAAGAAATCATGGGGCTGAAATTGGCCAGAGAGCTGAGTATGGCTTTGCCCAGTGAATTGGCTTTATTGGCTGATCCTGATCTAGATGTATTGTTCGATTTAAAATATCTTGAATCGAATCTGATGAGTTTTAACATGCAAGGGCAAGATCAAGGCCGTGTGATTCAAGACCCACACTATCGAAAACAGCCTTTGGGTCAAAAAGGCCCGATGGTGGTGTGTTTAGATACCAGTGGCTCGATGCATGGTCATCCTGAACTGATTGCAAAAGCCATTGTGCTATATCTTGCAACCCAAGCGATGCAAACAAAACGAGCCATGTATCTGATTAACTTCTCCACCAATCTCACAGCCATGAACTTACAACACCATCAAGCATTGGATGAACTGATCCATTTCCTGAGTCAGTCCTTCCATGGCGGTACCGATATTGTCCCTGCGATTGAACATGCGGTATCGATGTTGCAACAACCGCAATTTCAAAATGCAGATGTGGTGGTAATTTCAGATTTCATCATGGGGCAATTAGAAGATGAATTGATGGCGAAAATTCAACAGTATAAACAGCAGGGCAATGGTTTCTATGCGGTTGCCATTGGCAATCTAAGGTTGGATCATCTGGATGAGGCTTTATTTGATCATCAATGGATTTATCAGAGTAAAACTGGCGAAGTGGTGCAAGTTCAATAA
- a CDS encoding SDR family NAD(P)-dependent oxidoreductase, with translation MGLIKKNRKPSHNAYAVVTGAGSGIGRSFALELARRGGSVVCADINLAAAQETVQLIQTETGQKAVAIECDVGKKESVQALSEQAEKDLGHPISLIINNAGVGLGGKFDEVSLDDWQWCMHVNLWGVIHGCHFFVPKFKQQGYGAIINVASAAGYTAAPEMTAYNVTKSSVLALSETLSSELYPDNIRVNVLCPTLVPTNIMKNGRLPKQYSGKADDLLQNHAFVTSDQVAIKTLNHLDAGKLYTIPQPDAKLFWWMKRASPSLYAKMLGMGYPWFKRFVK, from the coding sequence ATGGGATTGATTAAGAAAAACAGGAAGCCGAGTCACAACGCTTATGCGGTGGTGACCGGTGCAGGTAGCGGGATTGGACGAAGTTTTGCATTGGAACTGGCGCGCCGTGGTGGATCGGTGGTTTGTGCCGATATCAATTTAGCGGCTGCTCAAGAAACAGTGCAATTGATTCAAACTGAAACAGGACAAAAAGCCGTTGCGATCGAATGCGATGTCGGCAAAAAAGAATCAGTCCAAGCCCTGTCTGAACAAGCTGAGAAAGATTTAGGTCATCCGATTTCATTGATTATTAACAATGCAGGCGTGGGTTTAGGTGGAAAGTTTGATGAAGTCAGCCTCGATGATTGGCAATGGTGTATGCATGTCAATCTATGGGGCGTGATTCATGGCTGCCATTTCTTTGTGCCGAAATTTAAACAACAAGGCTATGGCGCAATTATCAATGTGGCATCGGCAGCAGGCTATACCGCTGCACCTGAAATGACCGCATACAATGTCACCAAATCGAGTGTCTTGGCACTCTCTGAAACGCTGTCATCTGAATTGTATCCTGACAATATTCGGGTCAATGTGCTATGTCCAACCCTTGTTCCAACCAATATTATGAAAAATGGACGTTTGCCAAAACAATACTCAGGTAAAGCCGATGATTTATTGCAAAATCATGCTTTTGTCACCAGTGATCAAGTGGCAATCAAAACCTTAAATCATCTTGATGCAGGCAAGCTATATACCATTCCACAACCGGATGCCAAATTGTTTTGGTGGATGAAGCGAGCTTCACCTAGCCTATATGCAAAAATGTTGGGCATGGGCTATCCATGGTTTAAAAGATTTGTGAAATGA
- a CDS encoding FAD-binding protein: protein MGAITPKEDYTNIPHETFDAVIVGGGGSGMRASYQLAQAGLKVAVLTKVFPTRSHTVAAQGGIGASLGNMQEDNWHYHFYDTVKGSDWLGDQDAIEFMTREAPQVVYELEHLGMPFDRNADGTIYQRPFGGHSANYGEKAVPRACAAADRTGHALLHTLYQSNVKMGTQFFVEWIALDLIRNEAGDVLGVTALDQETGKIAVFQAKATLFATGGAGRVYRASTNAYINTGDGLGMAARAGIPLQDMEFWQFHPTGVAGAGVLLTEGCRGEGAILRNDAGEPFMERYAPTLKDLAPRDFVSRSMDQEIKEGRGCGPKKDYILLDMTHLGAETIMKRLPSVFEIGKKFANVDITKEPIPVVPTIHYQMGGIPTNIHGQVVVPESRETTPLVANYNKENDVYSTNAEERNFTKPVKGFYAIGECSCVSVHGANRLGTNSLLDLVVFGKAAGEHIIDYVTKHHGDEYAPLPTTVLEQTVARIRKLDESTTGENAQEVADAIRDIVQDHAGVFRTTELLAKGVKEILAIEPRVRNIHLKDKSKVFNTARIEALEVENLYEVAKATLISAAARKECRGAHTVVDFELPPDHPSYPYGRRDDEWMKHTLWFSVDNHLEYKPVRYRPLSVDAIPPKPRTF from the coding sequence ATGGGCGCTATAACCCCTAAAGAAGATTACACAAATATTCCACACGAAACTTTCGATGCTGTCATCGTGGGTGGTGGTGGTTCTGGTATGCGCGCTTCTTACCAACTTGCTCAAGCGGGTTTAAAAGTTGCGGTACTGACTAAAGTATTCCCAACACGTTCTCATACTGTTGCTGCACAGGGTGGTATTGGTGCATCTCTTGGTAATATGCAAGAAGATAATTGGCACTATCACTTCTATGACACCGTAAAAGGTTCTGACTGGTTAGGTGACCAAGACGCAATCGAATTTATGACGCGTGAAGCACCTCAAGTGGTATACGAACTTGAACACTTAGGTATGCCATTTGACCGTAACGCAGACGGTACGATTTACCAACGTCCATTCGGTGGTCACTCTGCAAACTACGGTGAAAAAGCGGTTCCTCGTGCATGTGCTGCAGCCGACCGTACAGGTCACGCACTTCTTCACACGCTATATCAAAGCAATGTAAAAATGGGTACTCAATTCTTCGTTGAATGGATTGCATTAGATCTAATTCGTAACGAAGCAGGCGATGTGCTTGGTGTAACAGCATTAGACCAAGAAACAGGTAAGATTGCAGTATTCCAAGCGAAAGCAACATTGTTTGCTACCGGTGGTGCGGGTCGTGTGTATCGTGCATCTACTAACGCTTATATCAATACCGGTGATGGTTTGGGTATGGCAGCGCGTGCAGGTATTCCATTACAAGATATGGAATTCTGGCAATTCCACCCAACGGGTGTTGCGGGCGCAGGCGTATTGTTGACTGAAGGTTGTCGTGGTGAAGGTGCAATCCTTCGTAACGATGCTGGTGAACCATTCATGGAGCGCTATGCACCTACACTGAAAGACTTGGCGCCACGTGACTTCGTATCACGTTCTATGGACCAAGAAATTAAAGAAGGTCGTGGTTGTGGTCCGAAGAAAGATTATATCTTGCTTGATATGACGCACTTGGGTGCTGAAACGATCATGAAACGTCTACCGTCTGTATTCGAGATTGGTAAGAAATTCGCGAACGTGGACATCACTAAAGAGCCAATTCCAGTTGTACCAACAATCCATTATCAAATGGGTGGTATTCCAACCAATATTCATGGTCAAGTGGTTGTTCCTGAAAGCCGTGAAACTACACCGCTTGTTGCGAACTACAATAAAGAAAATGACGTTTACTCTACCAATGCAGAAGAGCGTAACTTCACTAAACCAGTGAAAGGTTTCTATGCAATTGGTGAGTGTTCATGTGTATCTGTACACGGTGCAAACCGTTTAGGTACCAACTCATTGCTTGACTTGGTAGTATTTGGTAAAGCGGCGGGTGAACACATCATCGATTACGTGACTAAACATCACGGTGATGAATACGCACCACTTCCGACGACTGTACTTGAGCAAACTGTTGCACGTATTCGTAAACTTGACGAATCGACTACAGGTGAAAACGCTCAAGAAGTTGCTGATGCGATTCGTGACATCGTTCAAGACCATGCAGGTGTATTCCGTACCACTGAATTGCTTGCGAAAGGTGTGAAAGAGATTCTTGCAATCGAACCACGCGTACGTAACATTCATTTGAAAGACAAGTCTAAAGTATTCAACACTGCACGTATTGAAGCACTTGAAGTTGAAAACTTGTATGAAGTCGCGAAAGCAACCTTGATTTCTGCTGCTGCGCGTAAAGAATGTCGTGGTGCGCATACGGTTGTAGACTTTGAGTTACCACCAGATCACCCATCTTACCCGTACGGTCGTCGTGATGATGAGTGGATGAAGCACACATTATGGTTCTCTGTAGACAACCATCTTGAGTATAAGCCAGTGCGTTACCGTCCATTATCGGTAGATGCAATTCCACCTAAACCACGTACATTCTAA
- the sdhD gene encoding succinate dehydrogenase, hydrophobic membrane anchor protein — protein MKSATGLTGSGSRDWFIQRVSAVVLAVYTVVVFGWILCNGGFNYEQWFGFMMTLPMKILSLLAVLSLVAHAWIGMWQVFTDYVTTRQMGPSASGLRLVLTSAVIIAVFAYAIWAIQIFWAN, from the coding sequence ATGAAAAGTGCTACTGGTTTAACGGGTTCAGGTTCTCGCGATTGGTTTATCCAACGTGTAAGTGCTGTCGTCTTGGCTGTGTATACCGTTGTGGTATTCGGCTGGATCCTGTGTAACGGCGGATTTAACTACGAACAGTGGTTCGGCTTTATGATGACATTACCAATGAAGATCTTATCTCTATTGGCAGTCTTATCTCTTGTTGCGCATGCTTGGATTGGTATGTGGCAAGTATTCACTGACTATGTGACTACTCGTCAGATGGGTCCTTCAGCTTCAGGCTTACGCCTGGTACTGACTTCAGCAGTCATTATTGCTGTATTTGCATATGCAATCTGGGCGATCCAGATTTTTTGGGCGAATTGA
- a CDS encoding metal-dependent hydrolase gives MSVFQPIKKSIAKVFNGVVFDPQNQSPMIPIRHMKFNFDHTQIDPKFYLNAELASAYFASLSIFLTYGEDLVIDTARYHRDFIQDPLLKQRVTALIGQEALHSKLHEELNDEFLKADLPVKLFRFLAHHVFEYGFNRFPQPMKLSLMAGIEHFTAVLAEYMMNHEEIFFQSQDEKQRAIWMWHMLEESEHKDIAYDVFQNLSHNYALRIAGFFPALITILVLISAASLIVPFYRKPSNLISLSYYKDMVRSAGLIFGLKDGVYGSTLKHIFDYLRPDFHPNDHDTSAFLAYYKEKLLNPVDGVLTPYFIKEFTPALKV, from the coding sequence ATGTCTGTATTTCAGCCGATCAAAAAATCAATTGCTAAAGTCTTTAACGGTGTCGTATTCGATCCTCAAAATCAATCTCCGATGATTCCGATTCGTCATATGAAGTTTAACTTTGACCATACCCAAATTGATCCAAAGTTTTACCTCAATGCCGAGTTGGCGAGTGCCTATTTTGCATCGCTGTCGATCTTCTTGACCTATGGTGAAGATTTGGTGATTGATACCGCACGTTATCATCGTGATTTCATCCAAGATCCATTGCTTAAACAGCGTGTCACCGCATTGATTGGGCAGGAAGCCTTGCACTCCAAGTTGCATGAAGAGCTGAATGATGAATTTTTAAAAGCCGATTTGCCAGTGAAGCTGTTTCGTTTCTTGGCACATCACGTGTTTGAATATGGTTTTAACCGTTTCCCGCAACCGATGAAACTCTCTCTCATGGCAGGAATTGAACATTTCACAGCGGTATTGGCAGAATACATGATGAACCATGAAGAGATTTTCTTTCAATCTCAGGACGAAAAGCAACGCGCAATTTGGATGTGGCATATGTTGGAAGAGTCCGAGCATAAAGACATTGCCTATGATGTGTTCCAAAATTTATCGCATAACTATGCCTTGCGTATTGCCGGTTTCTTTCCTGCATTGATCACGATTTTGGTGTTAATTTCAGCAGCATCGCTGATCGTACCGTTCTATCGTAAACCCTCTAACCTGATTAGCCTGTCTTATTATAAAGATATGGTGCGCAGTGCCGGCCTGATCTTTGGTTTAAAAGATGGCGTATATGGCAGTACTTTAAAACATATCTTTGATTATTTGCGTCCTGACTTTCATCCCAATGACCATGACACCTCAGCATTTTTGGCCTATTACAAAGAAAAACTGCTGAATCCTGTCGATGGTGTGTTGACGCCGTACTTTATTAAAGAGTTTACACCGGCTTTAAAAGTTTAA
- a CDS encoding flavin-containing monooxygenase — protein sequence MSTTTTHVYDTIVVGAGISGIAAAYKMNKEGYDDYIVLEKADRVGGTWRDNSYPGCGCDVPSALYSFSFSPSHKWSHLFAKQPEILSYLEEVTAKFDLYKKIEFNNELLSAKWDQIKGIWNLETSKGVYQAKTVMFTTGPITEPSMPKLKGIESFKGEMFHSARWNHDADLKGKRIAVIGTGASAIQFIPQVQPLAKQLLVFQRTAPWVLPKADMDLNETAKGVIQRFPIIQQTWRNSIAQILNGINFGLRNPKVLKPINVLSRQLLKLQIQDEKLRKDVTPNFDIGCKRLLFANNYYPALQQDNVSLIPHGLVEIDGNTVVAANGERHEVDVIIWGTGFEVSHPPIGKRVYDTDGKLLTERWKDSSPEAYLGTSIEGLPNAFLVLGPNILVYDSFIGIAEAQIGYIVDGLIKMKKQGIKQLMIKKHVLDKHNHLVQKHIKTTVFNAGGCKSYYLDANGRNFAAWPWSLKKLKAQLKTLDLDHYDAA from the coding sequence ATGTCCACGACCACGACTCATGTCTACGATACTATTGTCGTGGGCGCCGGTATTTCAGGGATTGCCGCTGCATATAAGATGAATAAAGAAGGTTATGATGATTATATTGTGCTTGAGAAAGCTGATCGTGTAGGCGGAACTTGGCGTGACAATAGCTATCCTGGCTGTGGTTGTGATGTCCCTTCTGCTTTATATTCTTTTTCGTTTTCACCTAGTCACAAGTGGAGTCACCTATTTGCTAAACAGCCTGAGATTTTAAGTTATCTCGAAGAAGTGACTGCAAAGTTCGATTTATATAAAAAAATCGAATTCAATAATGAACTTCTCAGCGCCAAATGGGATCAAATCAAAGGCATTTGGAATCTTGAAACATCAAAAGGTGTATATCAAGCCAAAACAGTGATGTTTACTACAGGGCCAATTACCGAACCTTCGATGCCGAAATTGAAAGGGATTGAGAGCTTTAAAGGTGAAATGTTTCATTCAGCACGTTGGAATCATGATGCTGATCTCAAGGGAAAGCGAATTGCAGTCATTGGAACAGGTGCATCCGCAATTCAATTTATTCCTCAAGTACAACCCCTTGCTAAACAATTACTGGTTTTTCAGCGTACCGCACCTTGGGTTCTACCAAAAGCAGATATGGATTTGAATGAGACGGCAAAGGGAGTGATCCAACGCTTTCCAATTATTCAACAAACTTGGCGCAACAGCATTGCCCAAATTTTAAATGGTATTAATTTTGGTTTACGTAATCCTAAAGTATTGAAACCGATTAATGTTTTAAGTCGTCAACTGCTTAAGTTGCAAATTCAAGATGAAAAATTGCGTAAAGATGTCACGCCGAATTTTGATATTGGTTGTAAGCGTCTGTTGTTTGCCAATAATTATTATCCTGCCTTACAACAGGACAATGTGAGTTTGATTCCACATGGTTTGGTGGAGATCGATGGGAATACTGTGGTGGCAGCCAATGGTGAACGCCATGAAGTTGATGTGATTATTTGGGGAACAGGATTTGAGGTGTCACATCCACCGATAGGTAAACGTGTTTATGATACCGATGGAAAGTTATTGACGGAGCGTTGGAAAGACTCTTCACCTGAGGCCTATTTGGGTACAAGTATTGAGGGTTTGCCCAATGCGTTCTTGGTTTTAGGGCCAAATATCTTGGTCTATGACTCGTTTATTGGCATTGCGGAAGCCCAAATTGGCTATATCGTTGATGGTCTGATCAAAATGAAAAAGCAGGGCATTAAACAATTGATGATTAAAAAGCATGTACTGGATAAGCACAATCACTTGGTGCAAAAACATATTAAAACCACTGTTTTTAATGCTGGTGGGTGTAAGAGTTATTATTTAGATGCCAATGGACGAAACTTTGCTGCATGGCCATGGTCTTTGAAAAAGCTCAAAGCACAGCTTAAGACCTTAGATTTAGATCATTACGATGCAGCATAA
- the sdhC gene encoding succinate dehydrogenase, cytochrome b556 subunit — protein sequence MPAVKSNRPVNLSMGQVLEVNLKSPVAIASILHRLSGVIVFLLVPVLLWLLDKSLSSPEGFAEVQAIFGGFIVRFVVWVFVAGLIFHFIAGIKHLLADMGVAEELESGRMAATISLILSAIGIIAAFVWIVL from the coding sequence ATGCCCGCTGTGAAAAGCAACAGACCTGTCAATTTGTCCATGGGTCAAGTTTTAGAAGTAAACTTAAAATCACCTGTGGCAATTGCATCAATTTTACACCGTCTCTCTGGTGTCATCGTATTTTTACTCGTACCTGTACTTTTATGGCTTTTAGATAAGTCATTGTCTTCACCTGAAGGCTTTGCTGAGGTTCAAGCAATCTTTGGTGGCTTCATTGTACGTTTTGTTGTATGGGTATTTGTAGCCGGCTTAATTTTTCACTTCATCGCAGGTATTAAGCACTTACTCGCTGATATGGGTGTTGCTGAAGAGTTAGAAAGTGGCCGCATGGCAGCTACAATTTCATTAATCTTGTCTGCGATCGGTATTATCGCAGCATTTGTATGGATTGTTCTCTAA
- the gltA gene encoding citrate synthase, with product MSEATGKKAVLQLDGKEIELPIYSGTLGPDVIDVKDVLAAGHFTFDPGFVSTAACESKITFIDGGKGVLLHRGYPIDQLATKADYLETCYLLLNGDLPTAEQKVEFDAKVRNHTMVHDQVGRFFNGFRRDAHPMAIMCGVVGALSAFYHNGFDAENVDHREITAIRLIAKVPTLAAWTYKYTVGQPFVYPRNDLSYAENFLYMMFATPADRDYKVDPILAKAMDRIFTLHADHEQNASTSTVRLAGSTGANPYACIAAGIAALWGPAHGGANEAVLKMLDEIGTVENVAGFMEKVKTKEVKLMGFGHRVYKNFDPRAKVMKETCDEVLSALGINDPQLALAMELERIALSDEYFVKRNLYPNVDFYSGIILKAIGIPTEMFTVIFALARTVGWISHWIEMHSAPYKIGRPRQLYTGEVQRDIVR from the coding sequence ATGTCTGAAGCAACTGGCAAAAAAGCCGTTTTACAACTTGATGGCAAAGAAATTGAATTACCGATTTACAGCGGTACATTGGGCCCAGATGTAATTGACGTTAAAGATGTGTTGGCCGCTGGTCACTTCACTTTTGATCCTGGTTTTGTCTCGACTGCTGCATGCGAGTCAAAAATCACTTTCATTGATGGCGGTAAAGGTGTGCTTCTACACCGTGGTTACCCAATCGACCAACTTGCAACGAAAGCAGACTATTTAGAAACCTGTTATTTACTTTTAAATGGTGATCTTCCAACTGCTGAACAAAAAGTTGAATTCGACGCTAAAGTACGTAACCACACCATGGTTCACGATCAAGTCGGTCGTTTCTTTAACGGTTTCCGTCGTGATGCGCATCCTATGGCGATCATGTGTGGTGTTGTTGGTGCGCTTTCAGCGTTCTATCACAACGGTTTTGATGCTGAAAATGTGGATCACCGTGAAATCACTGCCATTCGCTTAATCGCTAAAGTACCTACTTTGGCTGCTTGGACTTACAAATACACTGTAGGTCAGCCATTCGTTTACCCACGTAACGATTTAAGCTACGCAGAAAACTTCTTGTACATGATGTTTGCTACGCCTGCAGACCGTGATTACAAAGTTGATCCAATCCTTGCAAAAGCAATGGATCGTATCTTCACGCTTCACGCTGACCATGAACAAAACGCTTCTACGTCTACAGTACGTTTAGCGGGTTCTACTGGTGCAAACCCATACGCATGTATCGCTGCAGGTATCGCAGCACTTTGGGGACCTGCTCACGGTGGCGCGAACGAAGCTGTTCTTAAAATGCTTGATGAAATCGGCACTGTAGAGAACGTTGCTGGCTTCATGGAAAAAGTGAAAACCAAAGAAGTTAAATTGATGGGCTTTGGTCACCGCGTTTACAAAAACTTCGACCCACGTGCGAAAGTAATGAAAGAGACATGTGACGAAGTGTTAAGCGCACTGGGTATCAATGATCCTCAACTTGCTTTGGCAATGGAACTTGAACGTATCGCGTTGTCTGACGAATACTTCGTTAAACGTAACCTTTACCCGAACGTTGACTTCTACTCAGGTATCATTCTTAAAGCGATTGGTATCCCAACAGAAATGTTTACAGTAATCTTCGCACTTGCGCGTACTGTGGGTTGGATCAGCCACTGGATCGAAATGCACAGCGCACCGTACAAAATCGGTCGTCCACGTCAGCTTTACACTGGCGAAGTTCAACGCGATATCGTTCGTTAA